In Ktedonobacteraceae bacterium, a genomic segment contains:
- a CDS encoding O-acetylhomoserine aminocarboxypropyltransferase/cysteine synthase family protein, with translation MPEIDSDHVFGFDTLSIHAGQRPDPATGARAVPIYQTTSFVFDDTDHAAHLFALQRFGNIYTRIMNPTTAAFEERIAALEGGTGAVATASGMAAQMVTMMTLLRPGDEIVSSSSLYGGTHTQFDLTLRTWGINTIFIDSTDPENYRRALTPRTRALYGETIGNPRGDVLDIAAVSAIAHEAGIPLVIDNTFATPYLCRPFEYGADIIMHSATKFIGGHGTSIAGVLIESGKFPWDNGKFAHIVDPSPGYHGVRFYETFGDFAFAMKARVETVRDTGPAISPFNSFLLLQGLETLSLRMERHCQNALRVAQFLDEHPAVSWVHYPGLPNDPSYELARRYLPRGAGSIFTFGVKGGYEAGKAVINGVRMLSHLANVGDARSLIIHPASTTHQQLSEEDQLAGGVTPDLIRLSVGLENVEDILWDLDQALRKAAG, from the coding sequence ATGCCAGAAATCGATAGCGATCATGTCTTTGGTTTCGACACGCTGTCCATCCATGCCGGGCAACGTCCTGATCCCGCGACGGGAGCGCGCGCCGTCCCTATCTATCAGACCACGTCCTTTGTTTTTGATGATACCGATCATGCTGCGCATCTTTTTGCCTTGCAGCGTTTCGGCAATATCTATACGCGCATCATGAATCCAACCACGGCCGCGTTTGAAGAACGCATCGCGGCCCTCGAAGGGGGTACCGGTGCGGTCGCGACCGCGTCGGGTATGGCAGCGCAGATGGTGACGATGATGACGCTGCTGCGCCCGGGCGATGAGATTGTCTCCTCGAGCAGCCTTTACGGGGGAACGCACACGCAGTTCGACCTGACGCTGCGAACCTGGGGCATCAATACTATTTTTATTGATAGCACCGACCCTGAAAATTATCGCCGCGCGCTCACTCCACGCACACGCGCGCTTTATGGAGAAACAATTGGCAATCCACGCGGCGATGTGCTGGATATCGCGGCTGTTTCAGCCATCGCCCACGAAGCGGGTATCCCGCTGGTAATCGATAATACCTTTGCCACGCCTTATCTCTGCCGCCCTTTCGAGTATGGCGCGGACATTATCATGCATTCGGCGACAAAGTTCATCGGCGGGCATGGCACATCCATTGCCGGAGTGCTGATCGAATCGGGCAAATTTCCCTGGGATAATGGCAAATTCGCGCATATCGTGGATCCCTCGCCTGGCTATCACGGCGTGCGCTTTTATGAGACGTTCGGTGATTTTGCTTTCGCGATGAAGGCACGTGTGGAGACGGTACGCGATACGGGTCCCGCCATCAGCCCTTTCAACTCGTTCCTGCTCCTGCAAGGATTGGAGACGCTATCGTTGCGTATGGAGCGCCACTGCCAGAACGCCCTGCGTGTCGCGCAGTTCCTGGACGAGCATCCCGCGGTGAGCTGGGTGCATTATCCCGGACTGCCGAATGATCCTTCATATGAACTGGCCAGGCGCTATCTCCCGCGCGGGGCAGGCTCTATCTTCACGTTTGGCGTAAAGGGGGGCTACGAAGCCGGAAAGGCGGTTATCAACGGCGTGCGCATGCTCTCGCACCTGGCAAATGTGGGCGATGCACGCAGTTTGATTATTCACCCGGCCAGCACAACTCACCAGCAGCTTTCAGAAGAGGATCAACTGGCCGGGGGAGTGACACCCGATTTGATTCGTCTCTCGGTCGGTCTTGAGAATGTAGAGGATATTCTTTGGGACCTCGACCAGGCGCTGAGAAAAGCCGCCGGCTAA
- a CDS encoding HEAT repeat domain-containing protein gives MMSTSDSSSQTSRTNAATNYGTAPVNPVQADVEPPVGITPPQILARDAAAGRRGAAWRLMHWIMEDDPRAVLAVSSCEDDRLAQNLLEFIALGTWAGKPFVVPRAIRTPHARTRLRTLFLPGSGMEPARAEQVLFAGARDKRPAMREAAIHILGIFGSPEATPIVIEALHDPVPAVRLQAAKALGRIGDASAVQPLLDALQGADEQLGSQIFSSLVKLGRVAVPALIERSKSSSPWVRWQCIRTLGEIGDRRAVPVLVDAMRDPDHAVAWMAAKALASFGIPSVEAVLKMLETADMTPWLVETASYVLRNQSYRHPKLRPYLEPVVQHMHDVAFRVGTSRAAFRALSQMREDGLL, from the coding sequence ATGATGTCAACTTCAGATTCTTCCTCTCAAACTTCTCGAACAAATGCCGCAACCAATTATGGTACCGCTCCGGTGAATCCAGTACAGGCTGATGTCGAGCCGCCAGTAGGTATCACTCCGCCGCAGATACTGGCGCGCGACGCTGCTGCCGGAAGGCGCGGAGCTGCATGGCGACTCATGCACTGGATCATGGAAGATGACCCGCGGGCAGTACTGGCCGTCTCATCTTGTGAGGATGATCGCCTGGCCCAGAACCTGCTCGAATTTATCGCCCTGGGCACATGGGCGGGGAAACCTTTTGTCGTGCCGAGAGCAATACGCACTCCACATGCTCGCACACGCCTGCGCACGCTCTTTTTGCCTGGTTCGGGCATGGAGCCGGCGCGAGCGGAGCAGGTTCTTTTTGCCGGCGCGCGTGATAAGCGTCCGGCCATGCGCGAGGCCGCTATACATATCCTGGGCATCTTTGGCTCGCCCGAAGCTACTCCAATTGTAATCGAGGCATTACATGACCCTGTTCCCGCTGTCCGCCTGCAGGCTGCGAAGGCGCTGGGACGCATTGGCGATGCCTCGGCGGTGCAGCCCTTGCTTGATGCATTGCAGGGCGCCGATGAGCAACTCGGCAGCCAGATTTTCTCCTCCCTGGTCAAACTTGGCCGCGTCGCGGTCCCGGCACTGATCGAAAGAAGCAAAAGCAGTTCTCCCTGGGTGCGCTGGCAATGCATACGCACACTAGGGGAGATAGGCGACCGACGCGCCGTGCCGGTGCTGGTAGATGCCATGCGCGATCCAGATCATGCTGTGGCCTGGATGGCCGCCAAAGCCCTTGCCAGCTTTGGCATACCAAGCGTAGAGGCAGTGCTGAAAATGCTCGAAACGGCCGATATGACTCCCTGGTTGGTAGAGACGGCCTCCTATGTCCTGCGCAACCAGAGCTACCGCCATCCTAAACTGAGGCCTTACCTGGAACCCGTCGTGCAACATATGCACGACGTAGCTTTTAGAGTAGGCACGTCGCGAGCAGCATTCAGAGCGCTCTCACAAATGCGCGAAGATGGTCTGCTGTAA
- the moeB gene encoding molybdopterin-synthase adenylyltransferase MoeB, whose translation MGEASREIMRQARKQVPEWTPAQVREYLGQQQDAAPDDQEIVLVDVREKIEWNEGHIPGAIHVPRGYLELQIEEAVPDKSKTVVLYCAGGVRSLMAGATLKQMGYDNAISMSGGFGQWKASGFPFVQPRTMTEAQAKRYSRHLLIPEVGEQGQFKLLDSKVLLLGAGGLGSPAAYYLAAAGVGTIGIIDDDVVEESNLQRQIIHNTKRVGQYKAESARETIEALNPDVKIITYIERLDETNVARIIADYDVVIDGTDNFPTRYLLNDAAIIANKPVVHGSVFRFEGQLTVFKPYEGPCYRCLYPEPPPPALAPSCAEAGVLGVLPGIIGLLQATETIKLLLGIGDPLVGRLMTYDALAGEFSELRLFRDPNCPACGEHAHPEDLPTYADVCAVPAR comes from the coding sequence ATGGGTGAGGCATCCCGCGAAATTATGCGGCAAGCTCGCAAACAAGTGCCGGAGTGGACTCCAGCTCAGGTGCGTGAGTACCTGGGCCAGCAGCAAGACGCTGCGCCGGACGACCAGGAAATTGTTCTCGTAGACGTGCGTGAGAAGATTGAATGGAACGAGGGGCATATCCCCGGCGCCATTCATGTACCGCGCGGCTATCTCGAACTACAGATCGAAGAAGCTGTTCCCGATAAGTCAAAGACGGTCGTGCTCTATTGTGCGGGCGGCGTGCGCTCGCTCATGGCCGGTGCCACGCTGAAGCAGATGGGCTACGACAACGCCATCTCCATGTCGGGCGGCTTTGGGCAGTGGAAGGCCAGCGGTTTTCCATTCGTGCAGCCTCGCACAATGACCGAAGCCCAGGCCAAACGCTATAGCCGTCATCTGCTGATCCCCGAAGTCGGCGAGCAGGGCCAGTTCAAACTGCTTGATTCGAAGGTCCTCTTGCTCGGCGCCGGTGGTCTTGGTTCCCCCGCGGCCTATTACCTGGCTGCAGCCGGAGTCGGTACAATTGGCATTATCGACGACGACGTGGTAGAAGAGAGCAACCTGCAGCGACAAATAATCCACAACACCAAACGTGTAGGACAGTATAAGGCCGAGTCCGCGCGTGAAACCATAGAAGCGTTGAACCCCGATGTAAAGATCATCACCTACATTGAACGCCTCGACGAGACCAATGTAGCCCGCATCATCGCCGATTATGATGTAGTCATCGATGGCACCGACAATTTCCCGACCCGCTATTTGCTCAATGATGCAGCGATCATTGCCAATAAGCCGGTTGTGCATGGCAGCGTGTTCCGCTTCGAAGGTCAATTGACCGTTTTCAAACCATATGAGGGACCTTGCTATCGCTGTCTCTACCCCGAGCCGCCGCCTCCCGCGCTGGCCCCCAGTTGCGCGGAGGCAGGCGTCCTGGGAGTGCTTCCCGGCATTATCGGCCTGCTGCAGGCAACCGAGACCATCAAACTGCTGCTTGGTATCGGTGATCCCCTGGTCGGTCGCCTGATGACCTACGACGCGCTGGCCGGCGAGTTCAGCGAACTGCGCCTCTTCCGCGACCCCAATTGTCCAGCCTGCGGCGAGCATGCGCACCCAGAAGACCTGCCGACATACGCCGATGTCTGCGCGGTTCCGGCAAGGTAA
- a CDS encoding FAD-binding oxidoreductase: protein MTETADIIIIGGGVMGTSIAYHLAKSGERRVTLLERQAICNGTTGRSGAIVRQHYSNDFTIRMAKESLAVFQHFDEVVGGDAGFLTTGMVVLADEQGVQALQANVQMQQEQGVNTMLLEPEEISEMAAGYSSKGVALACYEPETGVADPMATTSCFASRARDYGAVIREGEPVTGILTEHGRVQGVRTTQGEVYAPVVVLAANVWSVALAKTIGIDLPIIATRHPMVALRRPNDFGGRQVLHAVGLDLTRDIYLRPDIGGITLVGSTENVFTSSDPDNYAQGLAEEEIAYFRAQGAGSIPALARAVPRGGWAGIYDDTPDFHPILDRLPAYEGLYCAAGFSGHGFKLSPVVGQWMAQYILTGEKPKDMVHFAFDRFTRGMEISPRYPSGVLG from the coding sequence ATGACCGAGACAGCAGATATCATAATCATCGGTGGTGGTGTAATGGGAACCAGTATTGCCTATCACCTGGCAAAGTCAGGGGAACGACGGGTGACGCTGTTAGAAAGGCAGGCGATTTGTAACGGCACGACCGGGCGTTCCGGGGCCATCGTGAGGCAGCATTACTCCAATGATTTTACGATTCGTATGGCGAAGGAAAGCCTGGCAGTTTTCCAGCATTTTGATGAGGTGGTGGGAGGAGATGCGGGCTTCCTTACTACCGGTATGGTTGTGCTGGCGGATGAACAGGGCGTGCAGGCGCTACAGGCCAATGTGCAGATGCAGCAGGAGCAGGGTGTGAATACTATGCTGCTTGAGCCGGAGGAGATCAGCGAGATGGCAGCGGGTTATAGCAGCAAAGGAGTGGCCCTGGCATGTTACGAGCCTGAAACCGGCGTCGCAGACCCAATGGCTACGACATCGTGCTTTGCCTCCCGCGCGCGCGACTATGGCGCTGTTATACGCGAGGGAGAGCCTGTAACGGGTATCCTTACAGAGCATGGCCGCGTGCAGGGAGTGCGCACGACGCAGGGCGAAGTGTACGCGCCGGTAGTGGTGCTGGCGGCGAATGTCTGGAGCGTTGCCCTGGCAAAGACGATTGGCATTGATCTACCGATTATCGCAACGCGCCACCCGATGGTCGCGCTGCGCCGTCCCAATGATTTTGGCGGGCGACAGGTCCTGCACGCGGTGGGTCTCGACCTGACACGCGATATTTACCTGCGTCCCGATATTGGGGGTATAACGCTGGTTGGTTCAACTGAGAATGTTTTTACGTCGAGCGATCCCGACAATTATGCGCAGGGGCTGGCAGAAGAAGAGATCGCCTATTTTCGCGCCCAGGGAGCCGGAAGCATTCCTGCCCTTGCGCGCGCGGTCCCTCGCGGTGGATGGGCCGGTATTTACGACGATACGCCCGATTTCCATCCCATTCTGGACCGCCTTCCAGCATACGAAGGATTGTATTGCGCTGCCGGATTCAGCGGGCACGGTTTCAAATTATCTCCGGTCGTTGGACAATGGATGGCTCAATATATTCTGACCGGTGAGAAACCGAAGGATATGGTACACTTTGCCTTTGACCGATTTACGCGGGGAATGGAGATTAGCCCGCGTTATCCATCAGGGGTGCTGGGGTAA
- a CDS encoding CoA-binding protein, translating to MKNETPDMYDRLQFLQQYKHVAIVGISADQYRPSHFVAIYLQAEGYDIVLVNPNYAGQTILGKRVYATLTEAKEAGETIEMVDVFRKAEDVPPVADEAIAIGAKVLWLQLGIRNEEAAQKARAAGLIVVQDRCMKIEHARFFGGLHTVGLNTGVVLSKKLV from the coding sequence ATGAAGAACGAAACACCTGACATGTATGATCGATTACAGTTCTTGCAGCAATACAAGCATGTGGCTATCGTCGGCATTTCCGCCGACCAGTATCGTCCGAGCCATTTTGTCGCCATCTACTTGCAGGCCGAAGGCTATGATATCGTCCTCGTCAACCCTAACTATGCCGGGCAAACTATCCTGGGCAAGCGAGTCTACGCCACGCTGACGGAGGCGAAAGAGGCTGGGGAAACGATTGAGATGGTGGATGTTTTCCGTAAGGCGGAGGATGTGCCACCTGTCGCGGACGAGGCTATCGCGATAGGTGCGAAGGTGTTATGGCTGCAACTTGGCATTCGCAACGAGGAGGCAGCGCAGAAAGCCCGCGCTGCCGGATTGATCGTGGTGCAGGATCGCTGTATGAAGATCGAACACGCGCGTTTTTTCGGAGGGCTGCACACGGTAGGGCTGAATACGGGTGTGGTCTTATCGAAGAAGCTGGTTTGA
- a CDS encoding right-handed parallel beta-helix repeat-containing protein, giving the protein MSRYFRMRNVWFFVGPVAVVVLLFAGILAFRVPNGAHASPQPTLYVGSFIGDNSSCQSPGFTSVQTAVDAANPGATVYLCGTTPFIEQVIITKAITLTGDPGAGIQAPNPFPQTDPSRLPPQFSQDNLFVPQAIVFIWGSTANVNIKGLIISGPLGNGSCANNEFGVLVIDNGAATLSGDQVNNIEDMNPGLYGCQFGVGVQVGREYWPTSDFNGDVQENFVGTATISTTSISNYQKNGITVDGTGSKATITSSTITGFGPTPDIAQNGIQVSRGATGTVSKNTISGNSYTGQGGASSTGVLVYGGSCYEGTSTPLTTGVKVQNNTLQGNDLGIAFSNLNETNNQLGFCSLPITPTSDLATGNRISDDAVNNVSGYNLFGYPGGYQAGISEEGYADKMQKNQICGIGYTPVSPPPYLSQIDVAGTNPILSGNKTCHGTSQTDIGASTQYVKKGHIRNVTKPFK; this is encoded by the coding sequence ATGTCACGTTATTTCCGTATGCGGAACGTCTGGTTCTTCGTAGGGCCGGTCGCTGTAGTAGTGCTATTGTTCGCGGGCATTCTGGCTTTCAGAGTACCCAACGGTGCGCACGCATCACCCCAGCCCACGCTCTACGTCGGTTCATTTATTGGAGACAATTCTAGCTGTCAATCGCCGGGATTCACTTCCGTTCAGACAGCTGTCGATGCTGCCAACCCGGGTGCTACCGTCTACCTCTGTGGTACGACCCCCTTTATCGAACAGGTGATTATCACGAAGGCTATTACGCTGACCGGAGACCCCGGCGCGGGTATTCAAGCACCGAATCCTTTCCCTCAGACCGATCCTTCGCGCCTGCCGCCGCAGTTTAGCCAGGATAACTTGTTCGTGCCACAGGCCATCGTGTTCATCTGGGGTTCAACTGCCAATGTCAATATCAAAGGTCTGATCATCAGCGGCCCGCTGGGCAATGGTAGTTGCGCAAACAACGAATTCGGTGTGTTGGTAATCGATAATGGCGCGGCCACCCTCAGCGGTGACCAGGTCAATAATATCGAGGATATGAACCCCGGCCTGTATGGTTGCCAGTTCGGTGTCGGCGTCCAGGTCGGTCGTGAATACTGGCCAACCTCGGACTTTAACGGTGATGTCCAGGAGAACTTCGTCGGTACGGCTACCATTAGCACTACCTCCATATCCAACTATCAGAAAAACGGTATTACCGTCGATGGTACAGGATCAAAGGCTACCATAACAAGCAGCACGATCACCGGCTTTGGGCCGACGCCTGACATCGCCCAGAATGGTATTCAGGTCTCGCGCGGCGCAACGGGTACCGTATCCAAAAATACGATCTCTGGAAACTCTTACACCGGCCAGGGTGGAGCGTCCTCTACCGGGGTTCTCGTGTATGGCGGCTCCTGCTATGAAGGAACATCCACACCGCTGACCACCGGCGTGAAAGTTCAGAACAATACCTTGCAGGGTAACGATCTCGGGATTGCTTTCTCTAACCTCAACGAAACAAACAACCAGCTCGGTTTCTGCTCGCTGCCGATTACCCCGACCAGCGATCTCGCCACCGGCAATCGTATCTCGGATGATGCCGTAAACAACGTATCGGGATATAATCTGTTTGGCTATCCTGGAGGTTACCAGGCTGGTATCTCAGAAGAAGGATACGCCGACAAGATGCAGAAGAATCAGATTTGCGGCATCGGCTACACGCCTGTAAGCCCTCCGCCCTACCTGTCGCAGATCGATGTCGCTGGAACCAATCCGATCCTGAGCGGCAACAAGACATGCCATGGCACATCTCAAACCGATATTGGGGCGAGCACCCAGTATGTCAAAAAGGGCCATATCCGCAATGTGACGAAACCGTTCAAGTAG
- a CDS encoding LLM class flavin-dependent oxidoreductase: MPPIDFGLMLRPSNPGETLDEVMAYNRQCIEAMKAGFTTVWLEDHLQNGQTGQLECFSTLSFLAAQYPEFHFGTLVLDQSYRNPALLAKMAANLQFLTGGRLIIGLGAGWKEDEYIAYGYPFPGTRTRLEELEEAAIILRAMWTSQAATYTGKHYRIANAWCEPQPSPAIPLLIGGGGERHTLAIVARYADWWNYNSVPVEEYARKLAILKKHCEAVGRNMAEIRLTYLATLSVSEDPSQVIRHPQKHYVAGNAAQATRELQQFCELGVTHFMFRIPNIATLEYFITAVTPYFNG, encoded by the coding sequence ATGCCACCCATCGATTTTGGACTGATGCTCAGGCCATCTAATCCCGGCGAGACGCTGGATGAGGTCATGGCCTATAACCGGCAGTGTATCGAGGCCATGAAAGCCGGCTTCACAACAGTCTGGCTTGAAGACCACCTGCAAAATGGGCAAACCGGCCAGCTCGAATGTTTCAGCACCCTCAGTTTTCTGGCCGCCCAGTATCCCGAGTTCCACTTCGGAACCCTCGTCCTCGACCAGTCCTATCGCAATCCGGCGCTGCTGGCAAAGATGGCGGCTAACCTGCAATTTCTCACGGGTGGAAGACTCATAATCGGCCTGGGCGCGGGCTGGAAAGAAGATGAATACATCGCCTATGGCTATCCGTTTCCAGGCACCAGGACGCGCCTGGAGGAATTGGAAGAGGCCGCGATTATCCTGCGTGCCATGTGGACTTCTCAGGCTGCTACGTATACCGGCAAGCACTATCGCATTGCTAACGCCTGGTGCGAGCCGCAGCCATCGCCCGCGATCCCCTTGTTGATCGGTGGTGGCGGCGAACGGCATACGCTTGCCATCGTAGCACGTTACGCCGATTGGTGGAACTACAATTCCGTCCCCGTAGAAGAATACGCGCGCAAGCTGGCTATCCTGAAAAAGCACTGCGAAGCCGTAGGGCGCAACATGGCGGAAATTCGTTTGACCTACCTGGCCACTTTGAGTGTATCCGAAGACCCCTCGCAAGTCATACGCCATCCGCAAAAGCATTACGTCGCCGGCAATGCGGCCCAGGCCACGCGCGAACTACAGCAATTTTGCGAGCTTGGCGTCACCCATTTCATGTTTCGCATCCCGAATATTGCTACACTCGAATACTTTATAACCGCCGTCACGCCATATTTTAACGGCTAA
- a CDS encoding MoaD/ThiS family protein — MATVRLAPVLRASVGGSKQVSAEGNTLTEVLNDLYRRFPALKEQIQPEDQLSRYINIYVNDQDVRFLQGGLETSVGPNDTVILLPAMAGGMS; from the coding sequence ATGGCAACCGTTCGTCTTGCGCCCGTCCTGCGCGCCTCTGTAGGTGGGTCGAAGCAGGTAAGCGCTGAGGGAAACACTCTCACCGAAGTTTTGAACGATCTATACAGGCGCTTTCCCGCGTTGAAAGAACAGATTCAGCCGGAAGACCAGCTGAGCCGCTATATTAATATCTATGTCAATGACCAGGATGTACGCTTTTTGCAGGGCGGATTAGAGACTTCCGTTGGTCCGAATGACACAGTTATCCTGTTGCCCGCCATGGCAGGTGGGATGTCGTAG
- a CDS encoding redoxin domain-containing protein, which produces MRSDIVPGARFPDYELTDHARNRRKLSELQGNDPMILILSRGHYCPKDAQQHLELAAFYPKIAVAYTQIVTIATDNILELNEFRSAVGAQWTFLSDSGRKIQQDLDIQEYTDPFHNPMIPHTFILEPGLVIYKIYNGYWFWGRPSTQDLWQDLREVTRKIRPDWDLSKPGLRENWEGDKTMHYPYKQAKS; this is translated from the coding sequence ATGCGTTCAGATATCGTCCCCGGTGCTCGCTTCCCCGATTATGAGTTGACCGATCATGCCAGAAACCGGCGCAAGTTGAGCGAGCTACAGGGCAACGATCCCATGATTCTCATCCTCTCGCGGGGGCACTACTGTCCCAAGGACGCCCAACAGCATCTTGAGCTTGCCGCTTTTTATCCAAAAATCGCCGTTGCCTACACGCAAATCGTTACCATCGCGACCGACAACATTCTCGAGTTGAATGAGTTCCGTTCTGCCGTGGGCGCTCAGTGGACATTTCTCTCGGATTCTGGACGCAAAATTCAGCAGGACCTGGATATCCAGGAGTACACCGATCCGTTCCACAATCCTATGATCCCTCACACCTTCATACTGGAGCCAGGGCTGGTCATTTACAAGATTTATAATGGTTACTGGTTTTGGGGACGGCCCTCAACACAGGACCTGTGGCAGGATTTGCGCGAAGTCACACGCAAGATCCGGCCCGATTGGGATCTGTCGAAGCCCGGCCTGCGCGAGAATTGGGAGGGCGATAAGACGATGCACTATCCATACAAGCAGGCGAAGAGTTGA
- a CDS encoding xanthine dehydrogenase family protein molybdopterin-binding subunit — protein sequence MAQTIDTTGQSSAVGKRTRRKDAADKVRGLTRYAGDMPVAGLLHARLVLSPYAHARIVNINTSAAEAIPGVVAVYTSETLGMAHRNSGSRSQSPLAQKEVFWCGHPVAIVLAETEAAAEDGAAAVDVDYEQLPVVMDPIAAMQPGAPRARLQENDTTSEIAGGGAHASVTEDEVADTDEELSQNVSDKAHYHEGNIEAAWNEAEVVVERTYRTSFVHQSYIEPQSITVVPSTTGQQMTIWASSQGMFSVRSDVSEALNVPERQIRVESVPIGGAFGGKFGLVEPLAAAAAFAAHRPVRLVYTRSEDLLAGNPAPQSIITIKLGAKRDGTLVAMQAKVIFDTGAYAGAGAGLGGYILGSTYRCPNLDIRCYEVLTNKVGVGAYRAPTAPQATYALESAVDELCEQLQVDPVAFRLKNGLKEGDPTLDKSSPHWPRIGLLESIEKVQEHPLWAKRAEQKNPPPDLQGWKVGTGIAVGGWPGGTQPSAAACRLESDGTVTVVVGTVDLTGSDTSLALIAAQGLGMPVDTVNVAHGNTDTMPFTGGTGGSKTTYSVGPAVLAAAQDARNQILTIAADMLEAASTDLEIEGDKVVVRGSPGKSVALKDIASASMQFAGKYEPIYGRGRSAIRHSSPMFGAHVARVAVDPETGHVRVLDYLVAQDVGLAINPAEVEGQIFGGVMQGIGWALLEGMVYDENGQLLTSTLMDYALPHIQDMPHFETIMIEIPSTLGPFGAKGVGEPPVVPVGAAIANAIYDAVGIRMTQLPITPERLYSALH from the coding sequence ATGGCACAAACAATTGACACAACTGGCCAGAGTTCCGCGGTCGGTAAGCGCACGCGGCGCAAGGATGCAGCCGATAAAGTTCGAGGCCTTACGCGTTACGCCGGTGATATGCCGGTAGCCGGACTGCTGCACGCACGGCTTGTACTCAGCCCATATGCCCATGCACGGATCGTCAATATCAACACCTCCGCTGCGGAGGCTATTCCGGGTGTAGTGGCCGTATATACCAGCGAGACACTGGGCATGGCCCATCGCAACAGCGGTTCGCGCTCTCAATCCCCCCTGGCGCAAAAAGAGGTCTTCTGGTGTGGCCACCCGGTTGCCATCGTGCTGGCGGAGACCGAGGCGGCAGCCGAGGATGGAGCTGCCGCTGTCGATGTCGATTACGAGCAGCTGCCCGTCGTCATGGATCCCATCGCCGCTATGCAGCCAGGCGCTCCTCGCGCGCGCCTGCAAGAAAACGATACCACGTCTGAAATTGCAGGTGGCGGCGCTCATGCCTCTGTTACCGAGGACGAGGTAGCCGATACGGACGAAGAACTCTCACAGAATGTCAGCGATAAGGCTCACTATCATGAGGGAAATATAGAGGCCGCATGGAACGAGGCTGAGGTAGTGGTGGAACGCACCTATAGGACGAGCTTTGTTCACCAATCATACATTGAGCCGCAGTCGATCACCGTCGTTCCCAGTACTACCGGCCAGCAGATGACGATTTGGGCCAGTTCACAGGGCATGTTTAGCGTACGCTCGGACGTATCCGAAGCGCTCAATGTTCCTGAACGCCAGATACGAGTCGAGTCCGTGCCTATAGGCGGCGCATTTGGCGGCAAATTTGGCCTGGTTGAGCCGCTCGCCGCCGCCGCTGCTTTTGCCGCTCACCGTCCGGTGCGCCTCGTCTATACGCGCTCGGAGGACCTGCTGGCCGGCAATCCTGCCCCTCAATCGATCATCACCATCAAACTCGGCGCGAAACGCGATGGAACCCTGGTCGCTATGCAGGCAAAAGTCATTTTCGATACCGGCGCCTACGCGGGAGCCGGAGCCGGACTGGGTGGCTACATCCTTGGCAGCACCTACCGCTGTCCCAACCTGGATATTCGCTGCTACGAAGTGCTGACCAATAAAGTTGGTGTCGGCGCCTATCGTGCCCCTACCGCACCGCAGGCCACTTATGCCCTCGAATCGGCGGTTGATGAGCTATGTGAACAATTGCAGGTGGACCCGGTTGCTTTTCGCCTGAAAAATGGGTTGAAAGAAGGCGATCCCACGCTTGATAAGAGTAGCCCACACTGGCCGCGTATCGGCTTACTCGAAAGCATAGAGAAGGTGCAGGAGCATCCTTTATGGGCAAAGCGTGCCGAACAGAAAAATCCACCCCCAGACTTACAGGGATGGAAGGTCGGGACGGGTATAGCGGTTGGCGGCTGGCCCGGTGGCACACAACCAAGCGCAGCTGCTTGCCGCCTGGAGTCCGATGGCACCGTTACGGTCGTTGTAGGCACGGTAGACCTCACCGGCTCCGATACCTCGCTGGCGCTCATTGCCGCACAGGGACTGGGTATGCCGGTCGACACAGTAAACGTGGCACATGGTAATACCGATACTATGCCTTTCACCGGTGGAACCGGGGGCAGCAAAACGACCTATTCCGTAGGTCCGGCAGTCCTGGCGGCAGCGCAGGATGCCCGCAATCAGATACTGACAATCGCCGCCGATATGCTGGAGGCCGCTTCTACCGACCTCGAAATCGAGGGCGACAAAGTAGTGGTGCGTGGTTCGCCGGGCAAAAGTGTTGCCCTGAAGGATATTGCCTCGGCATCCATGCAGTTCGCGGGCAAATATGAGCCTATCTATGGGCGCGGTCGCTCAGCAATTCGACATAGTTCACCCATGTTCGGAGCCCATGTGGCGCGCGTCGCCGTTGACCCCGAAACCGGGCATGTGCGTGTATTGGATTACCTGGTGGCCCAGGATGTCGGACTTGCCATCAACCCGGCAGAAGTCGAGGGACAAATCTTCGGCGGTGTCATGCAGGGCATCGGCTGGGCGCTTCTAGAGGGGATGGTTTACGATGAAAACGGCCAGTTGCTCACCTCCACCTTGATGGATTACGCGCTGCCTCATATCCAGGACATGCCACACTTCGAAACCATCATGATCGAGATCCCTTCTACCCTCGGTCCTTTCGGCGCCAAAGGCGTTGGAGAGCCTCCCGTAGTGCCCGTGGGCGCGGCAATCGCCAACGCGATCTACGATGCCGTCGGCATTCGCATGACGCAGTTGCCTATAACACCAGAGCGTCTATACTCTGCTCTGCATTGA